From the Musa acuminata AAA Group cultivar baxijiao chromosome BXJ3-1, Cavendish_Baxijiao_AAA, whole genome shotgun sequence genome, the window ACATCGGCAAGATTTTAGCTTATGAAAAATGAAGAAATGCTTTCATAAACTATAAGTACTAAGGTGTAGAACACAATTGTAAAGATTGATGCAATTGATTAGCCAAAAGCATGATAGAATACCATTTCCTTAGATCTAAATGATCTGCAGCAAATCAAGAACTGCAAATTTTCTTTTAGCACAATGCCATTTAGCATGTAACTACATGAGGTAGTATAGTCATAGTGATTAAACTCCAATGACAAATTCATTTGCAATGTAACGCATTGAAATGCAAGATTGTAATGTGTCCATGTTGATCATTCAAAGCATGGTTTAACCAGCAATACATAATGCCCACTTATGAAGTAACTATATGGGAAGACCACATTTAAGATGAATTATGGGACTCTAGTCTCATTTTATTATATGTTCTCTATGCAGCTTTTACATCAAGATGAATTTCTTACCAACCGGCCTCCAGAATTGGAATGGCATGCCCAAGCACAAGATTTTTTTATTTACAAGTATCATATATATATCAGTAAACTTGATATTTATATGCCTTCTAATTGTACAAATAAATAACAAAACATTAAACTGAGTACACCAGTGAAAAGGTACTAATCAAGAGACAAGCCACCAACATAAGGAGTTGGGGAAAGCTTCAAAGGAAATTGACAGTGgtttcattcaagtttttcaatgttGATAATACCAATATATACTGATTAGTTTGAccaaataataatatcaaaataaatagcaTTTTTTCAAATAAATAGATAGcttgacaatatatatatatatatatatatatatatatatatatatatatatatatatatatatatatatatatatatatatatatatatatatatatatatgatacattTTTATTTTCTACTATTTTATCCgatgatactaggtggtacagGTTGGTATACTTCCCAATATACCAATAGAATACTGAAGTGATGCCTTATTCTCAATCCCAACATAACATTACTGTTTTATGTTTCCTCTCTCCTTTTGGTGTTATACACGAAGATGATTCACCTAAAGCACGGATGGAGGACTGTCCTTTTGATGAGATTTTTGCACAAGATGGAATATCTCCAGTTATTATAATTCATTACTGCAAAATTTATATTACTTTTCAGATACCTTTGGCATTTCCAATCTTTTCTACACCACTAATCTTTAATCATAAGGCACATAATTATTCTGTTTTGTTTAAGTTCTTTTGTTTAATCTCAACTACTGTTGTTCCTCCTGAAATTTCCTAATTGATCATTGTTTATGAGTTGTGACAACATATCTCCAGACAAACTTAAACTGAGACAAATATGCTGATTCTTGGCATTTATAGTTGCTATGAAAATAGACAGTTACCAAATATTGCATGTTAGAACAGATGCAAAAGAGAAGATTGGCCATCTAACTGTATGCATACCTGTGCTCCCCATCCTAAACCAATTGATAGAATGGCAGATGGTGCAGACCATGATCCATCGATCCTTCGAGAAATTACAAGACCAGTACCAACCTTGTAAGTAAGAAGTGCACCAACTTTAACTACTGTTAGGATGGCAAGCCCTTTTGCTCTTTTAAGGACAGCCCAGGGAATCGATTTCTCAGGATCAAACCTATCAACCTGCACATTGGACAAGATGCTAATTAAATAGAAGGCACCTGATGTTCATATTTTTAAAGAAGGTTCCTCAAATTTAAGTTAAAAGGAGATCCCTTAATTTGGAATAAAAAGCTCAAAAGCAGAAGTAGGAAATTGCACCTGGCAATAGCTCCTCAAGATATTCGTAGCCTTGTATATTTCATATTCCATGGACAAGCCCACAGGTAAATTTAACCATCCTCTCATGCATGTCCAGTCAGTAACATCATGTTTAGCTGACTGAACGCAATTGCTATTCGAGATAATCAATATTCTCTGCAATGGTTCAAGCCTGTCATAGCAAGTATCACAGACTCTTTGGGGATTTCGCTCCCGAAATTTGACTGGTAACAAGCATCTTCGCATTGTACAGTTTCTGCAGAAGATACGACCGCAAAACCGGCAGTGATGCCTACCATGAATAATGGCTGTGAATGGGGAATTGCATTGCATGCAGACTCTAGAATAACTATCTGGAAGCCACTCTGGAGGATCTGCTACAAGTACCTCTTTATGTGCATTACAGGCAATAGCTTCTACCTCAAAGGGTGGTGCACTTGGTACATAATAGACTGAAGGATGCAAAAAACTATCTCCATTCAATTCAGAACTTAAAAATGATACATCTGAGGTGGAGTTTAGCTGTCGTGATTGAATAGAACCATTAACTCGGTTACGGCCCATAAGAATCGCAACTAACCCGCTCAAAACATTCTTCAAGTTTACTTCAGGATTAGCCCTGAGATGACTTGAATAACCAGGGTCTTGAGCTGGATCGTCCTGCTCAGGGAAGTCATGCTCTGGTGATGATTGATATAGATTATACGGTATTGACACTTTTGGCACATAACTCTTGTGATGATCAACAAAGAAACCAACTTCCTCTCTATCATGATGACTAACTTTGTCTTCTTCAGAGAATGAGGTGTATGAAACTCTTTCTTCTGATGTCACCATGGATTCATTGAAGGTGAAACTTGTGAGATAACAGAGCTTGTCCTGGAGCACAGCATGCTTTCAGATTTGAGGTCAAAATCATGGTAAAAAACATTCCTTTAACAAACAGGATCACAACAATGAATCAAAACATTGCATTAGAATAACCATAACAAATGAATTAAAACATTGCATTAGAATAATCATAATCTTGCCCTAAAGTTATCTTGTTCAGCTATTAAAGTATAATGTTTCCAATAAATGTACTGAACAAAAattaaaacgaaaaaaaattaaaagagcaAGAAAATGCAGGTTCTGAGGGTGCAAACACTGTAACATGCTCAATTACTAGTAGCATCAGAAGTAGTAGAACAAACTCAAAATCTTCCAAGTCCAATCCATCTAATTTTCTGCACTTTGAAGTTCACAATATTAACGCATGTTAAACATATCCCTTGAGAACAACAATGCTAGTCGTACTATGTACCTTACTGCTTGGGAGCAATCTCAGGAGACTCCACAATACAGCCATAACACGAAATAATTTATCAGACTTTAGGCTAAATCGAAACTGGCCCAAGTCCAAAGTGCCGCTAGGTGTCATTTACCTTACCTGGGATCTAGCGAGCTTTTGACCTACCTAAACCTATTTCTTGGATGTTATACCTACGTAAGATAATTCCTTTCTCCAAAACGGAAAAACGAAACATATCTAACAAAGATCAAAGTTTATTGCAATCACTAGCATATTATTCAATCGATATCTCTGTGAATCCTAGGTTCTTTAGATTATAATACGAGCATTAAAGTTAGCATTCTTTGATAGACATGCCTTCACATCATCGACATCTACGAATAAACCAGAACGACCAGAAAAATAAACAGCAAACGAAAGTATTCTTTAGAATTCTTCAACACGAAGAAACGAACTTCACAAACCCTAGAAATTTAGTAGAGAAACACCTCCAGAAAGAAGCGGAAAAGGATCAATCAGAGAGAAATGGGGTGGGAACGGGGATCGGTCGCGGCTCACCAATGGAATGCCGGAAAGAAGGGATCACGGATTGATGCGGCGGTCTCGAGGAGGTCGAAGAGATGGTGGAGCGATCGGAGAGAGCGGAGAAGGAGCGAGTTCTTTCCTATCGTGTTTGTTTGGCGGGGAAGGCAAGAAAACGATGGGGAAGGCGAAGGGCGTCGAGAAGTTAGTGAAGCCGTCACGGCATCACGTTAAAAATAgagcttgatgatgatgatgatgatgatgatgattatgattattattattattagtaacgAATTTCCGAAAATAAAAACTACTGATTTGGATTCTTCCTAAAAAAAATACATcccattttaatttattttgtttgcaaagtgtttttttccttttaaaattTTATGCCTAAAAAGGTGAAGAGtctttttatttcatatttttaatcattttcttaaccATTTCAGTTTGGTTTAACAAATCGATTCAAATAAGAATTTACTAAAATAATAAACTtcagaaataaaatttaaagtttaacataaaatattaaacattataaaataattaagaatCTATGACAATATAAATTTCAGATATTTATACTCCGAAAAATATTTcagtaaatattataatataataaataaacataaaatatttcaacatattaaattgagtttttacactaattttttttaatggtcTACAATGAGAGTTTTATAATAAGAAAGTACTTTGAgtattttttgaataaaaaactCAATAATGGAACAATTAcacaattttcaaaaaaataattaataaaaacttAATTAAATTAAATCTAATTTTACTGAGATTCTATAGAGTGAGTATTTGTGATAATGAGAGACTCTATGGGAatatttttgggaaaaaaaattaatatttatgtaGTTAATAATATTGAAAATTTGAAAAGTCAGGACATTAGgtggaaagaaaataaaaaatgaagcgggaaaaataatatttttctctatGAATTCACCCTAATAATAATATGGTAAAGTTCCTTTACTAAATCCCAATGCAAATTGGTATCCATTAAAACCTTATATGTGACAAATTTATGTATATTTTTCTTGCAAAATTTGATATGTAACTATGCTAACAACATTCAAAATATTACATATATGCGTAATATCTATGTCCTGTTAATTTTATGTTTTAATTAAGCATTAAAaggtatttatttttatttttactaaattTATCCATAATTGTGATTAATAGTAGTGGGGACGCATTTGACTATCTTTGTGTGGGTTATAGTTGCATTTTATAGGCTGAAATGTTTGAGAAAAAAATAGTTTCATGTGCATGTGTGTGAAGTCAAATTTTGAATCCTAAGTTGACATTGTTCTTGAATTCGTCACAAATCCAATGTCGATCTCTAATTGTTAAGCAAGGCTTGGTGAGATAAAGAGTAATCAAGGAGTGTTATGGTAGATTAAGTCAAAGAGATATGTAGGTGATTTTATATAATGAGTCTAAGGTAACTTTTCTTTTTTAGAGTTAGAGATAACTATTGAATTCAACTACGAGTTACTTAGCAAAACTATTaggcaaaatcatcaatcatgttataatatttttacactaaTATCGGAGACTATTAATAAATATGTAAAATTTAATGAACCTTTATGTTAGCATCGAGTGTTTATAGGTTGagaaataatatttgatttaatagGATATGTAAGTGATTATGTTGACCTTGGGTCATAAAAGGATATTTTATAATTAGATTTATTATTGTCGTCGAACAATACTTTATGACCACACTCAATCACATTATAATCAAGAGATGCTTTATTAGTAAGTTTGGTGACCTTAGTCACGTTATTGTTAAGCGATGTTTAATGATCGAATATAGTTGCATCATAATTAGGAGAAATTTTATGGTTGAACTCAGTAATATCATTGTTAAATGATCCTTCATTGCTAGATTTAGTGATATTGTAACCGAGAGATACTCTATAGTGAATTCAATTATGTTATCGTCGGGTAATGCTTCATGGCTAAATTTGATCACATCATAATCAAGAGATATTTCATGGTTGGGTTTAATCACATCGTCATTGAGCAATGATTCATGGTTAGATTCAATCGTATCATAATCAAGaaataatataagataaaatTTGATTATATTATCATCGAGCAATGCTTCATGGTCGGATTCGATCGAATCATAATCAGGAGATTCTTCATAATCAAATTTGGTTGTATCATCGTCAAGCAATACTTCATGGCTAGGTTTAGGTATGTCATGATTGGATTATTACACTTTAGTAATTTGTGTGTCGTATGTGTTATTGGTTATTATTAATTTAGGTCTTAATATGATGATTAATATCCATTCATATGATTTGTCTTTAACGTTTTAACATTCTTTACAACATCTAATATAATTTAGTTTCTACTCATTTATGATCATTATCTAATAGTTGGGTTTCAAGAGCCAATTAGAGGGTTTCATGTCAATATTCAATCAAACAATTAAGAAtctaataagatttaatctcaataCTCAATCTTCTATAAACAAACCTATGATCGTCATGTCATCAAGAGTCAAGTCATTCAACTCTTATATAAGGGGACATtcacttcatttttttttatgtctttttATGAATTCTGATATCAAATCTTTTAGACTTTTTAAACTTTAGAACTCTTAGTCTTATATTAGGGGTAAAAAGATTCTTTAGAGTTATTGAAGAAACTCTTCCTCTCGGTGAGAAAGGTCGACATTTGATGACCAAAATTAAAATACTAAGTCAATATAGTGGTGCCTATCCACCCAAACCTCATTAAATGATGCCTTTCCTCCTTTGAAAGTCTTTCCACCTTAAGACATTTTACCACTTCTAACTAGTCCAATTATGTTTGAAGTCGGTTGTCTCCCCTATATGACAATTCACCTTAGCTAGCTTATTTTGATGAATAGCTTATTCCCAAAGGAGGGTCACTATGTCGATCAAGATATCATGGGCTGAACCGAGCACCATGAGCATTAGGTGAGGCCCCTATAATCAAAATTgtaagtgttggtgaagtttgATGTGAAAACTATATTACATGTGGACTTGGATACTTACCATGACCAACTACTTATAGTCTTCGTCGATAAGGGACTTGATATCCTttccatattttttttttatcaaactagAGTGCATCATCTACTAATTCCACCGAATGATCTATAATGAAATCTCTCATGGGTGAAAATTTATTGAGAGCCCCCATGTTGATTGTAAGGGGTCTTTTCTGGGCTCAGGCTAGTAACTAAAGAATTCATATATGAACCATTCTCATTTGATAGGATAAAGGTTATATACAAATAAATGAGTCACGTCATAAGGCTAGCTTGAAGGAGGTGCCTGATGACTTATCGTTGCCTCCCCTTGGAGGAGTCATGGAGATCCTACTCTACTCCATCTCGAGAACTAGGGCATTTGGTAATCCTCCTCCTCATACTCCCTTAAGAGGATTCTTAGTCCACTAACCAATTGTCCAAGGACTAAGCCAAAGCTCACCTCTCCTTCTTCGACATGGACAAGTGGCCAATTTGAGGATTGGATGACACTTGTAACTACTCCCACAAATACTCCTATTATTGCCTCTCTGCTAACCAAGAGAAACCTCTCGACTTCTTCCTACCCCTCCTCTTGTTGATAGCATGGGAAAATATTCTAGTGAGATCTAAAATGgtaaaaactaaattaaaaattataagagTTAAGATTTAGAAATAAAGATGAGAAAGCCCCAATTACTCACTTTAAAGCACAAGATTAAGTTTGTTCTTTATAAACCACTATTTGTTTTGTCTCGGTGGACAAAGCATTAGATAATTgggtaaattttttatttttaactccAGTCAACTTTTGGGGAGTATTAGCAAATTTTTAGATGACCCATATAAGACTAAAAGACCACCCCtcatttaagaaatataaaaaaaaaaatctttcaaccCTTATAGGAGCTCGAAACCGTCCATATCTTGCAACTATTTTAAGACAAATGAAAGTAATTTAAACCTCTAAAGCATGTATTATAGTAGCACATAATAGTATTAGCATCAGTTAATGTCAAGATCATAATATTCCGTAACAAATACATAAAATAGTGTCAAGAATTCAGtaaaatctttatattttaaaaacctCGACAAAAGGAAATAAAGAGATATCTAAAGCCTCGTATCAAATGCATCTTAAGTGCAAAAATAATAATCCAATGTATATAACCAATTACTAAGTTAAGTAATTAAGTATTCATTACTACTATGATAACCAAAGTCGAATAAGCCAAATATAAAATTCTAAGCTTCGCCATCCAAAAGCATCACCCTTAAAAGGGTGATATCCCTCGTCGTAACAACTATGACATCTTCAAAGGAGGAGACATGGGACTACTAGTGACTGAAGGAGGGGATGAGAGGTGATTGGTCTAAACTTGAAGAagatcaagaggaagaagaaaaaatctTTGACTTTTGAATATAGGGTTTGGGAGTCGACTAAGTATTCTaaagcataaaaataaaaaaaagttgaaaCTCAAATTTCACAAGAGGTATGAAAAAAACAAAGATTGGACACCCCCGATCGAGTGACCCTTGAATTCTTACACTTATCTCTTGGCTTGCTCGTAGTCTAACTAAAAAGAAGATGTGGTGGGTATAGATTGGTTATAGAAGATTGAGCATTGAGATTGCTATCTCCTTGGATCATTGATAGTTTGATTGAATCTCAACATAGAGTCCTCCGATTGACTTTTCAAAACTAACCATTAAGTAATGATCATGAATAGTTAGAAACTAAATCAAATTGGATCATGCAATCAAAATGATATGCTTACAAAAAAACTAACCAAATCACTGAATCATCATAGTGTCTATAATGTAATATGGAGCCCAAACTGATAAGATATAGGTGATCCGATCAAGATGTAGTTAAATCCACCTATGAAATATCTCTTGATTATAATGTGGTCAAATCGACCATAAAGTATTACTAGACAATGACACTACTGAACTCAATCATAAAGTATACCTCTAATGATATGAGGTTAACATAACCACTCAAATAATATATAACGCGATcaaatagcatattttaaatagATTATTATATCTCGATCCTCACAAGTGATAAGgtacttcatatatatatatatatatatatatatatatatatatatatatatatatatatatatatatatatatatatatatatatatatatatatatatatatataaataacctAATGACGGATTATATcccattgtatatctcatcaactTAACATGTCAACCAAATAATTATCCTACAGTGACATTGACCCGACGCAATGCAAGCACAAAAGACCCACTCAAATTTGCTGATAATCCTAGCAGTCAACATAAATTGCACATATTCACTATTCAATTAtggttgatgattttacataagcATATCATGAATTAACTTTAACTTAAATTCAAGAGTTACACAAGCTCACTGTAAAAAGCCTCTTAAGTGCGTTTTTTAGTTAATTTAGAATAATACTCTTTGATTACTCTCGATCTCTTCAAACCTTTACTGACTTAATCATCCTATGAATATTTATTTGGCTCAATCCTGACATATCATCTCGGAATCATGACTTAGCAATATATATAACCAATCAGATACCAAAAAATATGAACACTATATTATATTATCTTATAATTAGGATAAAAATTAGAGTAATTATGTTAAATGATTcgaattattatatatttagttaGATATAAAGAATATTTAAACAACGGAGTAGTCAATTGAGCCGCTCGAAATCGAACCGTCCAAGAACCGGGTTGAGACCGTGGTCCAATGAGCGGGGTAATTTAGTCCTTATCACCAGAAACGAAATCTTAGGGTTTTTCCGCGAGCGATAAGAAGCTTTGCCTCGACTTTCTTCCACGCTTCGCCGCCGTTGCTCCCAGATCAAGGCTCGggttctccccccccccccccccctccctctcttcCTCTAGCCCTAACCCAAACCCCGATTGCGGCCATGGCTACGCGGGTGCTCTCTCAGAAGGAACAGGACATACAGATGATGCTCGCTGCCGCCGTCCACCTCGGCGCCAGGAACTGCGACTTCCAGATGGAGCGCTACGTCTACAAGCGACGAAACGACGGTAACCTCTCGATCCACTTTCTTTATTCTCTTTATGCCAGATCCGTCTTCCGAAGCATTTGGTGGTGCTTCCAGTTTATTCTTGTCTTGTTTCTGAACTCCATTTCCCATTATGATGCTATATGTTAGATGCGAGTGGCGACGAACGAATTCAAAGAAACCATTTGAGTCGTTGTCGGAGGAAATTTATAGGCTTTATTTTGGAGTAAACATGATCGATCGCTATAAGTGATTGTGACTGTTATTCCATTTGTGAGAGGAAGGATTTGTTTGTCCGGGAAGAGATTGTTGTGGTGAAGTAAAGATGGGAACTTTTATGGTGTAGAACGTTGAGCTTGGTCCATAATATAGGTAAAATCATAGGTTTGCGGTGTGCTGGGCCTTGTGTGAAAAGTCTAAGGTTTCCAAGCAAATGGCATCTCATTTTTATGATGCGAAGATGTGCACTAATGGTGTTGGAGGCTTCCTGTTGTGGATTATGTTGGGTTTTGTTGAAAAAACAGGTAATCGAGGAGGGTGCTTAGCTATGTTATCATTATGAAGATGCAGGTAGAAAGCAATAAGGTGAGCGCAAGGGTCTCTATACACTGAAAATTACATCAAAGAATGCATATTGGTCCTGAATGAGGTGAATTGTTTCTTGAGAATGCCGTATCATATTTTTAGTCGTTGGTTACAGGTTGTATTGGTTCACATTTTATATGTAACCAACTAGTTTGACTGCTTTACAAATTTTCATTAACACAAATTATATTAAGTACTTAGCATTATTTTATTCTCAAGAACTTGGAAAATGATCATTAGCAAATAACAAGGAAAGTAGTAAGCTGACTGTGATGGTTTGCATTCATAAATATGGAGTTCTTGTGAGTGGAACTATTTTAGTATATTTTATTTATGTAGTGATTGCCATTCGTCATATGCAAGGTGGTTAGCAGTATGTCAATTCTGGCAAAGAAATGAAATTTTATAATGCCAAATGTACAACATTGAAACCCTTACCAGTAATCCTTTATTGTTTCTAGTGCTTTTGATACTCCAAAATATGACTAGTATTGATGGTCTAAATTAGTTATGACTGAAGTAATGAGGTATCTTACTAAAAAAAAA encodes:
- the LOC135628662 gene encoding uncharacterized protein LOC135628662, which encodes MVTSEERVSYTSFSEEDKVSHHDREEVGFFVDHHKSYVPKVSIPYNLYQSSPEHDFPEQDDPAQDPGYSSHLRANPEVNLKNVLSGLVAILMGRNRVNGSIQSRQLNSTSDVSFLSSELNGDSFLHPSVYYVPSAPPFEVEAIACNAHKEVLVADPPEWLPDSYSRVCMQCNSPFTAIIHGRHHCRFCGRIFCRNCTMRRCLLPVKFRERNPQRVCDTCYDRLEPLQRILIISNSNCVQSAKHDVTDWTCMRGWLNLPVGLSMEYEIYKATNILRSYCQVDRFDPEKSIPWAVLKRAKGLAILTVVKVGALLTYKVGTGLVISRRIDGSWSAPSAILSIGLGWGAQIGGELMDFIVVLHGSKAVKAFSSNMHISLGAGLSFAAGPVGRVFEADLRAGDKGSGMCYTYSCSKGAFVGVSLEGNYVATRTDTNLCFYGDPYLTTGDILFGTVGRPQAAEPLYLALDELYSKLTS